The following are encoded in a window of Haloarcula halophila genomic DNA:
- the ileS gene encoding isoleucine--tRNA ligase — protein MDRFAAIDDQYDPEAVEETVFDYWDDVDAYERTKAHRADGETYFFVDGPPYTSGAAHMGTTWNKTLKDLYIRYLRMQGYDVTDRPGYDMHGLPIETKVEERLDFENKKDIERFGEENFIEECKAFAEEQLEGLQTDFQDFGVWMDWDDPYKTVEPEYMEAAWWGFQQAHERDLVEQGKRSINQCPRCETAIANNEVEYHDVGKPSIYVKFPLADREGSVVIWTTTPWTIVANTFVAVDGDLEYVGVDATKEGETERLYVAEPCVEGVLKAGRYEDYEVVEELSGEDLVGWEYDHPLADEVPDHASAEGSGQVYTADYVEADRTGLVHSAPGHGEEDFERGQELDLEVFCPVGSDGVYTAEAGKYEGTFVRDANDDVIADLDSKGLLLAHEEGHSVREGQCWRCDTDIVRIVTDQWFITVTDIKEELLDNIEDSEWYPSWARDNRFHDFVEDAPDWNVSRQRYWGIPIPIWLPEDWSGDMDDAVVVGDREELAELVDQEIDPDAVDLHKGTVDDLTITRDGTTYTRVGDVFDVWLDSSVATWGTLDYPEQTEAFEELWPADLIMEAHDQTRGWFWSQLGMSTAATGEIPYKQVLMHGYANMPDGRGMSKSKGVLVDPHEVIEEYGRDPMRLFLLSVTAQGEDMNFSWDETAEMQRRLNILWNVARFPLPYMRADGFDPAETTVADVRENLELVDEWVLSRLQSVEQAMTEHMENFENDKAAGELLDFVVEDVSRFYIQVVRERMWDEADSASKQAAYATLYRVLEEVAALFAPFTPFVAEEVYGALTGDGGHPTVHMCDWPESDASLRDPELEDEIEVVREVEEAGSNARQQAERKLRWPVTRVIVDVDSEAVADAVESQTAIVADRLNARAVEVVGADEEWGELRYSAEADMSELGPAFGDDAGRVMNALNESRVTERSIDALEAAVADELGEPVDLTDEMVEFRRETPAGVTGTEFAALSGGGVVYVDTKLTEDIESEGYAREVIRRVQEMRKDLELDIEERIVVDLDVADDRVAALVDDHRDLIAEEVRADEFGEVVDGHRKTWAVEDVEMEIAVAPVAAAEASD, from the coding sequence ATGGACCGATTCGCCGCGATCGACGACCAGTACGATCCGGAGGCCGTCGAGGAGACGGTCTTCGACTACTGGGACGACGTCGACGCCTACGAACGGACGAAGGCACATCGTGCCGACGGGGAGACGTACTTCTTCGTCGACGGGCCGCCGTACACCTCCGGCGCGGCCCACATGGGGACGACCTGGAACAAGACCCTGAAAGACCTCTACATCCGCTATCTCCGGATGCAGGGGTACGACGTCACCGACCGGCCGGGCTACGACATGCACGGCCTGCCCATCGAGACGAAAGTCGAGGAACGGCTGGACTTCGAGAACAAGAAAGACATCGAGCGCTTCGGCGAGGAGAACTTCATCGAGGAGTGCAAGGCCTTCGCCGAGGAGCAACTCGAAGGGCTCCAGACGGACTTCCAGGACTTCGGCGTCTGGATGGACTGGGACGACCCGTACAAGACCGTCGAGCCGGAGTACATGGAGGCCGCCTGGTGGGGGTTCCAGCAGGCCCACGAACGGGACCTCGTCGAGCAGGGCAAACGCTCGATCAACCAGTGTCCCCGGTGTGAGACCGCCATCGCCAACAACGAGGTCGAGTATCACGACGTTGGCAAGCCATCGATCTACGTCAAGTTCCCCCTGGCCGACCGGGAGGGCAGCGTCGTCATCTGGACCACCACCCCCTGGACCATCGTCGCCAACACCTTCGTCGCCGTCGACGGGGACCTGGAGTACGTCGGCGTCGACGCCACGAAAGAGGGCGAGACCGAACGGCTCTACGTCGCCGAACCCTGCGTCGAGGGCGTCCTGAAGGCCGGCCGGTACGAGGACTACGAGGTCGTCGAGGAACTGTCCGGCGAGGACCTCGTGGGCTGGGAGTACGACCACCCGCTGGCCGACGAGGTCCCGGACCACGCAAGCGCCGAGGGGTCCGGCCAGGTCTACACCGCCGACTACGTAGAGGCCGACCGCACCGGGCTGGTCCACTCCGCGCCCGGCCACGGTGAAGAGGACTTCGAGCGCGGCCAGGAGCTGGATCTGGAAGTGTTCTGTCCGGTCGGTAGCGACGGCGTCTACACCGCCGAGGCCGGCAAATACGAGGGGACCTTCGTCCGGGACGCCAACGACGACGTGATCGCCGACCTCGATTCGAAGGGGCTGTTGCTGGCTCACGAGGAGGGTCACTCCGTCCGGGAGGGGCAGTGTTGGCGCTGTGACACCGACATCGTCCGCATCGTCACCGACCAGTGGTTCATCACGGTCACCGACATCAAGGAGGAACTGCTGGACAACATCGAGGACAGCGAGTGGTACCCCTCGTGGGCGCGGGACAACCGCTTCCACGATTTCGTCGAGGACGCCCCGGACTGGAACGTCTCCCGCCAGCGCTACTGGGGTATCCCGATCCCGATCTGGCTCCCGGAAGACTGGAGCGGCGACATGGACGACGCCGTCGTCGTCGGCGACCGCGAGGAACTGGCCGAACTGGTCGACCAGGAGATCGATCCCGACGCCGTCGACCTCCACAAGGGGACCGTCGACGACCTGACGATCACCCGGGACGGGACGACCTACACCCGGGTCGGCGACGTCTTCGACGTGTGGCTCGACTCCTCGGTCGCGACGTGGGGGACGCTGGACTACCCCGAACAGACCGAGGCCTTCGAGGAGTTGTGGCCCGCCGACCTCATCATGGAGGCCCACGACCAGACCCGCGGGTGGTTCTGGTCGCAACTGGGCATGTCGACGGCCGCGACCGGCGAGATCCCCTACAAGCAGGTGCTGATGCACGGCTACGCCAACATGCCCGACGGCCGCGGGATGTCCAAATCGAAGGGCGTGCTGGTCGACCCTCACGAGGTCATCGAAGAGTACGGCCGGGACCCGATGCGGCTGTTCCTGCTGTCGGTGACCGCCCAGGGCGAGGACATGAACTTCTCCTGGGACGAGACCGCCGAGATGCAACGGCGGCTCAACATCCTCTGGAACGTCGCCCGCTTCCCGCTGCCGTACATGCGGGCCGACGGCTTCGATCCCGCGGAGACGACGGTTGCGGACGTCCGCGAGAACCTCGAGCTCGTCGACGAGTGGGTCCTCTCGCGGCTCCAGAGCGTCGAACAGGCCATGACCGAGCACATGGAGAACTTCGAGAACGACAAGGCCGCCGGCGAACTGCTCGATTTCGTCGTCGAAGACGTCTCCCGGTTCTACATCCAGGTCGTCCGCGAGCGGATGTGGGACGAGGCCGATTCGGCCTCCAAGCAGGCTGCATACGCGACGCTGTACCGCGTCCTGGAGGAGGTCGCCGCCCTCTTCGCGCCCTTCACCCCGTTCGTCGCCGAGGAGGTCTACGGCGCGCTGACCGGCGACGGCGGCCACCCGACGGTCCACATGTGTGACTGGCCCGAATCGGACGCGTCGCTGCGCGACCCCGAACTGGAAGACGAGATCGAGGTCGTCCGCGAGGTCGAGGAGGCCGGCTCGAACGCCCGCCAGCAGGCCGAGCGGAAACTCCGCTGGCCGGTCACGCGCGTGATCGTCGACGTCGACAGCGAGGCCGTCGCCGACGCCGTGGAGTCCCAGACGGCCATCGTCGCCGACCGGCTGAACGCCCGCGCGGTCGAGGTCGTCGGCGCCGACGAGGAGTGGGGCGAACTCCGCTACTCCGCCGAAGCCGACATGAGCGAACTCGGCCCCGCCTTCGGCGACGACGCCGGTCGCGTGATGAACGCGCTCAACGAGTCACGGGTCACCGAGCGGTCGATCGACGCGCTCGAAGCGGCCGTCGCCGACGAACTGGGCGAACCCGTCGATCTGACCGACGAGATGGTCGAGTTCCGCCGGGAGACGCCCGCCGGCGTCACCGGCACCGAGTTCGCGGCGCTTTCCGGCGGCGGCGTCGTCTACGTCGACACGAAACTCACCGAGGACATCGAGAGCGAGGGGTACGCCCGCGAGGTCATCCGCCGGGTCCAGGAGATGCGCAAGGACCTCGAACTGGACATCGAGGAGCGGATCGTCGTCGACCTCGACGTCGCCGACGACCGCGTGGCCGCGCTGGTCGACGACCACCGGGACCTGATCGCCGAGGAAGTCCGGGCCGACGAGTTCGGCGAAGTCGTCGACGGCCACCGTAAGACCTGGGCGGTCGAGGACGTGGAGATGGAGATCGCGGTTGCACCGGTCGCGGCCGCGGAAGCCTCCGACTGA
- a CDS encoding histidine phosphatase family protein produces MADAATVLVARHGETHWNRTSRVQGWAPTGLTDRGRDQAAALGEAVTQRYAVDRVVASDLQRTRETTEGIRDAGQGLPEPTFDADWRERGFGVLQGLLAADLFERYPAHDDGDSVSALPAAPENGETVAAFCDRVRDAWERLVRSVEPGETTLLVTHGGVIKVLLATVDDRSLSATLATHSQDNCAINEIRIDDGGARLLAEALTDWR; encoded by the coding sequence ATGGCTGACGCCGCGACCGTCCTCGTCGCACGCCACGGGGAGACTCACTGGAACCGTACGAGTCGGGTCCAGGGGTGGGCACCGACCGGACTGACCGACCGCGGCCGCGACCAGGCCGCGGCGCTTGGCGAGGCGGTCACACAGCGGTACGCCGTCGACCGCGTGGTCGCCTCGGATCTACAGCGGACTCGTGAGACGACCGAGGGTATCCGGGACGCCGGGCAGGGACTCCCGGAGCCGACCTTCGACGCCGACTGGCGCGAACGCGGCTTCGGCGTCCTCCAGGGGTTGCTCGCCGCGGACCTCTTCGAACGGTACCCCGCCCACGACGACGGCGACAGCGTCTCGGCGCTGCCGGCCGCCCCGGAGAACGGCGAGACCGTCGCGGCGTTCTGTGACCGCGTTCGGGACGCCTGGGAGCGACTGGTTCGATCGGTCGAGCCCGGCGAGACGACGCTGCTGGTCACCCACGGCGGCGTCATCAAGGTCCTGCTGGCGACAGTCGACGACCGGTCGCTTTCGGCGACACTCGCGACACACTCCCAGGACAACTGCGCGATCAACGAGATCAGGATCGACGACGGCGGGGCACGGCTGCTCGCCGAGGCACTGACCGACTGGCGCTGA
- a CDS encoding DUF4177 domain-containing protein: MPSYEYKMFEVETGMFGSSSVPEEQLNELGADGWEVVAPITQNSGQTAALLLQRER, translated from the coding sequence ATGCCCTCCTACGAGTACAAGATGTTCGAAGTCGAAACCGGCATGTTCGGCTCCAGCAGCGTCCCCGAAGAGCAGTTGAACGAACTCGGCGCTGACGGCTGGGAAGTCGTCGCGCCGATCACCCAGAACAGCGGGCAGACCGCCGCACTCCTCCTCCAGCGCGAGCGCTGA
- a CDS encoding helix-hairpin-helix domain-containing protein: MDLESVPGVGAKTAAALRELDDPERALREGDVATLSQAPGVSEGRAARVARGAIRADHDDPGGFAATARARELFREALGLVQERTVTDYAEKRLETLYPSGTRSRIEEVRAFVESAMARDPELDVREPLSNVAPLSEPDGVRVRDRCLATSDAERYAQAQEAIPEVSVEVVDDARQLAELARSYSTVVALDEAFAGVDVEGDVRVEPDALENPSAVVPERVLAFFSRNRDRVLAAAEVHRIADLDPPCDLDTLESALDQLAEDGTVRGDEELDRLATAVDDLDAAVGMAENVANDHLREAIEERDVTIEGTDLLSLVERGAGVDSLLSRELADEYAAAVAKARDHLVETLSLRETEAMARRAFPDEPTYPVERQEDVVSRLREELTAARDRRATRRKRELADDLAGLRDDAAALVSAALEVDVELAIARFAADFDCTLPELTEESGFAIEGGRSPLLDVPFQDVEPVDYAVEGVTVLSGVNSGGKTSTLDLVALVTTLAHMGLPVPAESARVGRVTELHYHAKTQGTLDAGAFEATIREFGDLVGSVGEGGDERRVLVLVDELESITEPGASAKIMAGILEALSERRATAVFVSHLARDIREAATIDIGIDGIEAVGLEDGELVVERSPVKGKLARSTPELIVEKLAADDSGSFYRDLLSKFEE, from the coding sequence ATGGACCTGGAATCGGTGCCGGGCGTCGGGGCCAAGACGGCCGCGGCGCTCCGGGAACTCGACGACCCCGAGCGCGCGCTCCGGGAGGGAGACGTCGCCACGCTGTCACAGGCACCGGGCGTCAGCGAGGGCCGAGCGGCCCGCGTGGCCCGGGGAGCGATCCGCGCCGACCACGACGACCCGGGGGGGTTCGCCGCGACCGCGCGGGCCCGCGAACTGTTCCGGGAGGCGCTCGGCCTGGTCCAGGAGCGGACCGTCACCGACTACGCCGAGAAACGCCTGGAGACGCTGTATCCCAGCGGGACCCGGAGCCGGATCGAGGAGGTCCGGGCGTTCGTCGAGTCGGCGATGGCCCGGGACCCCGAGCTGGACGTTCGGGAGCCCCTCTCGAACGTCGCGCCGCTCTCCGAGCCCGACGGCGTCCGGGTCCGCGACCGCTGTCTGGCCACGAGCGACGCCGAGCGCTACGCCCAGGCCCAGGAGGCCATTCCGGAAGTGAGCGTCGAGGTGGTCGACGACGCCCGGCAACTGGCCGAACTCGCCCGCTCGTACTCGACGGTCGTCGCGCTGGACGAGGCCTTCGCCGGCGTCGACGTGGAGGGCGATGTTCGGGTCGAACCCGACGCGCTAGAGAACCCCTCCGCTGTCGTCCCCGAGCGGGTTCTCGCGTTCTTCTCGCGGAACCGCGATCGGGTGCTAGCCGCCGCCGAGGTCCACCGGATCGCCGATCTGGACCCGCCCTGTGATCTGGACACGCTGGAGTCGGCGCTGGACCAACTGGCCGAGGACGGTACCGTCCGTGGCGACGAGGAACTCGATCGGCTGGCGACGGCCGTCGACGATCTGGACGCGGCGGTCGGGATGGCCGAGAACGTCGCCAACGACCACCTGCGGGAGGCTATCGAGGAGCGCGACGTCACCATCGAGGGGACCGACCTGCTGTCACTGGTCGAACGGGGAGCGGGCGTCGACTCGCTGCTGTCCCGGGAACTGGCCGACGAGTACGCTGCCGCCGTCGCGAAGGCCCGCGATCACCTCGTCGAGACGCTCTCCCTGCGGGAGACGGAGGCGATGGCCCGCCGGGCCTTCCCCGACGAGCCGACCTACCCCGTCGAGCGCCAGGAGGACGTCGTCAGCCGACTCCGCGAGGAACTGACCGCCGCCCGGGACCGTCGGGCGACGCGGCGCAAGCGCGAACTGGCCGACGACCTGGCGGGACTGCGGGACGACGCCGCGGCGCTGGTCTCGGCGGCCCTGGAAGTCGACGTGGAACTGGCGATTGCCCGCTTCGCCGCCGACTTCGACTGTACGCTCCCGGAGCTCACCGAGGAGAGCGGCTTCGCCATCGAGGGCGGGCGCTCGCCGTTGCTCGATGTCCCCTTTCAGGATGTCGAGCCGGTCGACTACGCCGTCGAGGGCGTGACGGTGCTGTCGGGCGTCAACAGCGGCGGGAAGACCTCGACGCTGGATCTGGTCGCGCTCGTGACCACGCTGGCCCACATGGGGCTGCCGGTGCCCGCCGAGTCGGCCCGGGTCGGCCGCGTGACCGAACTCCACTACCACGCCAAGACCCAGGGGACGCTGGATGCCGGCGCGTTCGAGGCCACCATCCGGGAGTTCGGCGACCTGGTCGGGAGCGTCGGCGAGGGGGGCGACGAACGGCGCGTGCTCGTGCTCGTGGACGAACTCGAATCGATCACCGAACCCGGCGCGAGCGCGAAGATCATGGCCGGCATCCTCGAAGCGTTGAGCGAGCGCCGGGCGACGGCCGTCTTCGTCTCCCACCTGGCCCGGGACATCCGCGAGGCCGCCACCATCGACATCGGCATCGACGGCATCGAGGCCGTCGGCCTGGAGGACGGCGAACTCGTCGTCGAGCGCTCGCCGGTCAAGGGGAAACTCGCCCGGTCGACGCCGGAACTCATCGTCGAGAAACTCGCCGCCGACGACTCCGGGAGCTTCTACCGCGATCTCCTGTCGAAGTTCGAGGAGTGA
- a CDS encoding MFS transporter, whose translation MTARRQLQALFLTRFATAFGIVTLLTLLPTYIDLLDPQGFVLGMFATGLTLAQAGTVIPVSYLGDRFDKRTVLLVGLGLAAAVYGLFPLVSSSWSFVFVRGLQGVAATTAGLVGLALVGQLARDSARGTTIGTSNAWRFAAAIGGSLSAGLLYDRFGFDAVFGLLVAITLVAFLAVLAFVDPDETTTEGFALADLAVNRRILTITSFRAQYAVAVTLVRTWVPIFAGVAAARGGLGYNAAINGATAVAVVLAAEKFTNMLCQPYTGGLSDRQGRARFVFVGGLAYGVVALVVPFTPAIGAALGLPAVFPYFGDLSPAFLPLVALNGLLGIADSIREPASMALFADEGSGKGVASSFGVRDLVWRPGAVLAPLAGGWLTTNVGMEWVFYLGAASAFTGVAAFAGILTYRHGRSGLGAW comes from the coding sequence GTGACCGCACGCCGTCAACTCCAGGCCCTGTTTCTCACCCGTTTCGCCACTGCCTTCGGCATCGTCACGCTGCTGACCCTGTTGCCGACCTACATCGACCTGCTGGACCCCCAGGGGTTCGTCCTGGGGATGTTCGCGACCGGACTGACCCTGGCCCAGGCGGGCACCGTCATCCCGGTGTCGTATCTGGGCGACCGCTTCGACAAACGGACGGTGTTGCTGGTGGGGCTGGGGCTCGCAGCGGCCGTCTACGGACTGTTTCCGCTCGTATCCTCCAGTTGGAGCTTTGTCTTCGTCCGAGGACTCCAGGGGGTCGCGGCGACGACCGCAGGCCTGGTCGGGTTGGCTCTGGTCGGCCAGCTAGCACGGGACAGCGCCCGCGGGACCACCATCGGAACCTCCAACGCCTGGCGGTTCGCGGCGGCGATCGGCGGCTCGCTGTCGGCCGGCCTGCTGTACGACCGGTTCGGCTTTGACGCCGTCTTCGGCCTGCTCGTGGCGATCACGCTCGTCGCCTTCCTGGCGGTCCTGGCGTTCGTCGATCCCGACGAGACGACGACGGAGGGGTTCGCGCTCGCCGATCTGGCCGTGAACCGGCGGATCCTCACCATCACGAGCTTTCGCGCCCAGTACGCCGTCGCGGTGACGCTGGTCCGGACGTGGGTGCCGATCTTCGCCGGCGTCGCCGCCGCTCGCGGCGGGCTGGGGTACAACGCGGCGATCAACGGCGCGACCGCCGTGGCCGTCGTCCTGGCCGCCGAGAAGTTCACCAACATGCTCTGTCAGCCCTACACCGGCGGGCTCTCGGACCGGCAGGGCCGTGCGCGGTTCGTCTTCGTCGGCGGGCTGGCCTACGGTGTGGTTGCCCTGGTCGTCCCGTTCACCCCCGCGATCGGCGCGGCGCTGGGGCTCCCCGCGGTGTTCCCGTACTTCGGCGACCTCTCGCCCGCGTTCCTGCCGCTCGTGGCACTGAACGGCCTGCTCGGTATCGCGGACTCGATCCGCGAACCCGCGAGCATGGCGCTGTTCGCCGACGAGGGCAGCGGGAAGGGCGTGGCGTCCAGCTTCGGCGTCCGCGATCTGGTCTGGCGGCCCGGTGCCGTGCTGGCACCGCTTGCCGGCGGCTGGCTGACGACCAACGTCGGCATGGAGTGGGTGTTCTACCTGGGTGCGGCGTCGGCGTTCACCGGCGTCGCAGCCTTCGCCGGCATCCTCACGTACCGCCACGGGCGATCGGGGCTGGGTGCGTGGTGA
- a CDS encoding P-loop NTPase has translation MLGQCYAVASGKGGVGKTTTVVNTAYELVTLGHDVAVVDADLSMTNIGRLLGVDHEPTLHDVLAGAADLADAVDTSGEVALVPGDASVETYREADPSRLGRVLRRLRTEFDIVLADTGAGVSHEVVVPCGVADGTVLVTTPDDTAVSDTSRTASLVDRVDGTVLGVAVTRTDERAAEAVADELGTDLLAWIPERPDVVGDEPVVRTAPSSAVAAAYSGLAGVVSVAAAASDPAAVEASDDAPTDDSGE, from the coding sequence ATGCTGGGTCAGTGTTACGCGGTTGCGAGTGGGAAAGGAGGGGTCGGAAAGACGACGACGGTCGTCAACACGGCGTACGAACTGGTCACACTGGGTCACGACGTGGCCGTCGTCGACGCCGACCTGTCGATGACGAATATCGGGCGACTGCTCGGGGTCGACCACGAACCGACGTTACACGACGTGTTGGCCGGCGCGGCCGACCTGGCCGACGCTGTCGACACCAGCGGCGAGGTCGCGCTCGTCCCCGGCGACGCGTCCGTTGAGACGTATCGCGAGGCCGACCCGTCCCGACTGGGCCGGGTCCTCCGTCGGCTCCGAACCGAGTTCGATATCGTCCTCGCGGATACGGGCGCTGGCGTCAGCCACGAGGTCGTCGTCCCGTGCGGGGTCGCCGACGGGACCGTTCTGGTGACGACGCCGGACGACACCGCCGTCTCGGACACGTCCCGGACGGCGTCGCTCGTGGACAGGGTCGACGGGACGGTACTGGGCGTCGCCGTCACGCGGACCGACGAGCGTGCGGCCGAGGCGGTCGCGGACGAACTCGGGACGGACCTGCTGGCGTGGATCCCCGAGCGCCCCGACGTGGTCGGGGACGAACCGGTCGTCAGAACCGCACCCTCGTCGGCGGTCGCGGCCGCCTACAGCGGGTTGGCCGGGGTGGTGTCGGTCGCGGCGGCCGCGAGCGACCCGGCGGCGGTCGAGGCCTCCGATGACGCTCCCACCGACGACTCCGGGGAGTAG
- the tatC gene encoding twin-arginine translocase subunit TatC, which yields MPDGDDSDEQHGPTEPLLPDEDAGTSAESDGEGTPPSDDDIDAPADAPAGGDESTAGTHAAPVEPATPLFDRDPDDVVAATPADVPSDWGMPGSPTAHTSYGGETVSTPSDSTSVPDPDAEFDYGEEGAPDDQEMPLADHVEEMAMRLFVVVGVMAVVTVLALPSSDQLINFLWYSFLDGPAEACGQFAADAQPGGESTVSGADCPHVYSPLALILARLKVSSLVGLIVALPVFVYETYLFMRPGLYPKERRYYLAAVPTSLVLATVGVAFAYFLVLRAMFDYFITYSDRAADLAFGLGETFNLIILMLGFFAIVFQIPLFVMLAIMMGVTTRQWLEDRRLYFWGGFAAIAFVFSPDPTGMAPLMVAVTMIGLFEGTLLLLRWTQESSPVPTAEEAAAQRPIAWLGAGLVGYVLSPAPVPTGYYQQLPTAITDALNSVGLAPPLLVGGSAIVAFEALAYVNKNYVVNIRLWRALRRIRLPVWGAAIVVGYLSSADPTLFRLVDQVSLTPAAAVAVSGTLVVAFEAAILVGKRRRASTDG from the coding sequence ATGCCGGACGGCGACGACAGCGACGAACAGCATGGCCCGACAGAGCCACTGCTGCCCGACGAGGATGCTGGGACCTCCGCCGAGAGCGACGGCGAGGGGACACCGCCGTCCGACGATGACATCGACGCGCCGGCCGACGCCCCCGCCGGTGGGGACGAATCGACGGCGGGCACACACGCAGCGCCCGTCGAGCCGGCGACGCCGCTGTTCGACCGGGACCCCGACGACGTGGTCGCCGCGACACCGGCCGACGTTCCCTCCGACTGGGGAATGCCGGGATCGCCGACCGCACACACGTCCTACGGCGGGGAGACCGTCTCGACGCCGAGCGATAGCACGTCGGTGCCCGACCCCGACGCGGAGTTCGACTACGGCGAGGAGGGCGCGCCCGACGACCAGGAGATGCCCCTGGCCGACCACGTCGAGGAGATGGCGATGCGGCTGTTCGTCGTCGTCGGCGTGATGGCGGTCGTCACCGTCCTCGCGTTACCCTCCTCCGATCAACTGATCAACTTCCTGTGGTACTCCTTCCTCGACGGCCCCGCCGAGGCCTGTGGCCAGTTCGCGGCCGACGCCCAGCCCGGCGGCGAGAGCACCGTCTCCGGGGCGGACTGCCCACACGTCTACAGCCCGCTCGCGCTGATCCTCGCCCGACTGAAGGTCTCCTCGCTCGTCGGCCTGATCGTCGCGCTCCCGGTGTTCGTCTACGAGACGTATCTGTTCATGCGGCCGGGGCTGTACCCCAAGGAGCGACGGTACTACCTCGCCGCGGTCCCGACCAGCCTCGTGCTCGCGACCGTCGGCGTCGCCTTCGCGTACTTCCTCGTCCTGCGGGCGATGTTCGACTACTTCATCACCTACTCCGACCGCGCCGCGGACCTCGCCTTTGGCCTGGGGGAGACGTTCAACCTCATCATTCTGATGCTGGGTTTCTTCGCGATCGTCTTCCAGATCCCGCTGTTCGTGATGCTGGCGATCATGATGGGGGTCACGACCCGCCAGTGGCTCGAAGACCGACGGCTGTACTTCTGGGGCGGGTTCGCGGCCATCGCCTTCGTCTTCAGCCCGGACCCGACCGGGATGGCGCCGTTGATGGTCGCCGTGACGATGATCGGCCTCTTCGAGGGGACGCTCCTGCTGTTGCGCTGGACCCAGGAGAGTTCGCCGGTCCCGACGGCCGAGGAGGCCGCGGCCCAGCGCCCGATCGCTTGGCTCGGGGCCGGCCTCGTCGGCTACGTCCTCAGCCCGGCACCGGTGCCGACGGGCTACTACCAGCAACTGCCGACGGCGATCACCGACGCGCTCAACAGCGTCGGACTCGCGCCGCCGCTGCTCGTCGGCGGGAGCGCTATCGTGGCCTTCGAGGCGCTGGCCTACGTCAACAAGAACTACGTCGTCAACATCCGGCTCTGGCGGGCACTGCGCCGTATTCGGCTCCCGGTCTGGGGGGCGGCGATCGTCGTCGGCTACCTCTCCAGTGCCGACCCGACGCTGTTCCGCCTGGTCGACCAGGTGAGCCTGACGCCGGCGGCGGCCGTCGCCGTCAGCGGGACGCTCGTGGTCGCCTTCGAGGCCGCGATCCTCGTCGGGAAACGCCGGAGGGCGTCGACTGATGGCTGA
- the larE gene encoding ATP-dependent sacrificial sulfur transferase LarE yields MSSVATKASAARDDLAQRDGVLIAFSGGVDSSVVAALAHDALGDDAVACTAKSETLPEAELGDAVRVAEEIGIRHEIVEFSELSSQEFRTNDEMRCYHCRSMRLGAMYDRARELGIGIVCDGTNLSDIGEGHRPGLRAVEELDAYSPLLEHDIDKSEVREIAREYDLSVADKPSMACLSSRIPTGLEVTEDRLSRVEKAEQLLRTWGFEQFRVRDHDGLARIEVGEAELETALDPDFVRTARDHIEDCGFDHVTLDLHGYQTGSVSPEDEESEDDVVADVFDADYPSVE; encoded by the coding sequence ATGTCCTCAGTCGCGACGAAGGCGTCTGCTGCACGGGACGACCTCGCCCAGCGCGACGGTGTGTTGATCGCGTTTTCCGGCGGCGTCGACTCCAGTGTCGTCGCCGCGCTGGCCCACGACGCCCTCGGTGACGACGCCGTCGCCTGTACGGCGAAGTCGGAGACCCTACCGGAAGCCGAACTCGGTGACGCGGTCCGGGTCGCCGAGGAGATCGGCATCCGTCACGAGATCGTCGAGTTCTCGGAACTCAGTAGTCAAGAGTTCCGGACCAACGACGAGATGCGCTGTTATCACTGCCGGTCGATGCGTCTGGGCGCGATGTACGACCGCGCCCGGGAGTTGGGGATCGGTATCGTCTGTGACGGAACCAACCTCTCGGACATCGGCGAGGGGCACCGTCCTGGCCTGCGAGCCGTCGAGGAACTGGACGCCTACTCCCCGCTGCTCGAACACGACATCGACAAATCCGAGGTGCGGGAGATCGCCCGCGAGTACGACCTCTCGGTCGCCGACAAACCGTCGATGGCCTGTCTCTCCTCGCGTATCCCGACCGGGCTCGAAGTGACCGAAGACCGGCTCTCCCGTGTCGAGAAGGCCGAACAGCTGCTCCGTACCTGGGGGTTCGAACAGTTCCGGGTCCGCGACCACGACGGCCTGGCCCGCATCGAGGTCGGCGAGGCCGAACTGGAGACCGCGCTCGATCCGGATTTCGTGCGGACCGCCCGTGACCACATCGAGGACTGTGGATTCGATCACGTGACCCTGGACCTGCACGGCTACCAGACCGGCAGTGTCAGCCCCGAAGACGAGGAGAGCGAGGACGACGTCGTCGCCGACGTCTTCGACGCCGACTATCCGAGCGTCGAGTAA